In one Silene latifolia isolate original U9 population chromosome 10, ASM4854445v1, whole genome shotgun sequence genomic region, the following are encoded:
- the LOC141609238 gene encoding blue copper protein-like yields the protein MAGNKGIMSLLVIVVLATVSGICSAKSVVVGGNTGWTLPPSASFYSNWASQQNLLVGDVLVFNFPAGAHTVAEVSKANYDSCTTATTVGPVITTPPANITLTTSGSHYFVCTIPGHCGLNQKLTVSVTAAASAPTPSASPSPKKSPAPISSPVAAPTPSVSTTPISPVAMGPSASSFQMGPAAVGGPASGAGSAPPPAGNFAAATGVSILSLLSAIVALAVLF from the exons ATGGCAGGAAACAAAGGAATTATGTCTTTGTTAGTAATTGTAGTTTTAGCAACTGTTTCCGGGATTTGTTCAGCGAAAAGCGTTGTTGTTGGAGGTAACACTGGTTGGACTCTTCCTCCTTCTGCTTCCTTTTATTCAAACTGGGCTTCTCAGCAAAACCTTCTTGTTGGCGATGTTCTCG TGTTCAATTTCCCAGCAGGAGCACACACAGTAGCTGAAGTATCAAAGGCAAACTATGATTCCTGCACCACAGCAACAACTGTAGGTCCCGTCATCACCACTCCACCTGCCAACATCACCCTCACCACCTCTGGCTCCCATTACTTTGTTTGCACCATCCCCGGCCACTGCGGCCTCAACCAAAAGCTCACTGTCTCCGTCACTGCTGCTGCCTCTGCTCCTACCCCAAGCGCATCCCCCTCCCCCAAGAAAAGCCCAGCCCCAATTTCTTCTCCGGTTGCTGCTCCTACTCCCTCGGTCTCAACCACGCCAATTTCTCCAGTTGCAATGGGCCCCAGTGCTTCTTCTTTCCAAATGGGACCTGCTGCAGTAGGCGGTCCAGCAAGTGGGGCTGGTTCCGCCCCACCACCAGCTGGTAACTTTGCTGCTGCTACTGGTGTTAGCATTTTGAGCTTGTTGTCTGCCATCGTCGCTTTAGCTGTACTATTTTAG